In Plasmodium gaboni strain SY75 chromosome 8, whole genome shotgun sequence, the sequence TTATTTACGAATTCATAATTAAACTTATTGAATTAATTAGCATTAATGATGAAATGTATGAATATCAATATGTTCAAAAAAGTCTTATGAAAAATTCTCCTTTTAGTAAATATCAAGaagatttatataaaaatgtaaagAAAAAGTATGGAATAAGTTTTACAAATTTGATGCATATaatttatgaaaatatccatgaatttgaatttttaaataaaaataaaatacctatagaaaaatatgttattttaCAATTGTGTTGGAAATGTTGTgatattgaaaataatcattttgaatattttaatatctattataattattatttcttttatgaatatttaaataaatcatCTAATGAATTATCATTTGAGAACATATTTGAAGAATATTTACAATTTTTAAACAAcgatatatatattgatgaaaccattatatatttcaatttGTTTAAATTACATAACATTATGTCTCtgaatatattaagatCTAGTGGTCAGGTTGTTATTCATTCtgataaattatttacatttgatatggatatatttacgcatatcaaatatatagatgacaattttaaaaattttaattcttcCTTAATGGATAAGATTATACAAACGTTTATAAAGAGTTATCAGTTTTTTCTGGACTTTGGTTATGATAAAAGTGGAAcgaatgaaaaaaataatcagcataataatattaatatgaataatagtatatataataataataataataatatcaatagTAATGGTGATGCTTCTTTAATCGAtaatgaaattattaatactGATATATACAAAGATCGAGTATTATTTAGAAATAATATCCTTTTgaatgtaaataatataaatcatatatgTAACGATAATTACATgtttgaatattttattgtggtaaaatattattatagtGATAATAGTTTTGCGttattagaaaaaaaactaaaaaaatttattaaaacaGCAGAAGAAGAATTTATGCACACATATGAAAATTCAAcagataaatataatatgcATACAAATTTTAAATCTAATTGggataatataaaaagtaattactgtttaaattataaaatcTTCAAATATCAAACAACTTCTTTCCCTCATATAAGGctaaataataattacaatgatttattaaatttgGTATATACTCCTTTATCTTTACATTGTTCAATATTTCGTgaaaatgttatatataataaaaaaagaaatacaTTCCAGTTAATTCCATCCTTtttgttaaaaaataatttaagaAGTTGTTTGACGGCATTGtttacatttaaaaattctTATTACGCTCAAGAGTTTTATCCTTTCTTAAATCCCTTATTGAATAATAAGGTATGtacaattttttaaaagtgtataataataagagaactgtaaatattttatatttgcaatatgtgtaataatgtatatatgcTACTTATATGgattaaacatatatatatgtggaCTATTTATctgttatatatatgtatatatatatatattttattttattttttctattagGATTTGATTGGTACTATAGCAGTACCTCCTTTAAGACACTGTAGGACTAAGTTAGTTGAAAAAGAAAACGAGAACAATGTTGAATTTATAGAAACGAAAAATATTGTTTTATCAacattaaataatgatatcaagaattataaaatgggtagagaaaataataacaaaattgTTGAAAAGTTGTGCAAATTGTACAATTGCAATTTGCCAgttaataatttttctacataaatattttgtatatattatatatatattttatttttttttttaattaacattgtaaaaatataaatatatatatatatatatatttacatatttatattttatttccaTATTTAATTCAATATTAATGATTGTTCTCAAAAAaagtttttatttattccaattttataatattgtatGTTTTTTTGCTTCATTGTTCTCTTTTCACTTTtgaattttatattttatatttttttttttttttattttattttttcccATCTTCAATCAAATAATGACAGTTTTCcttataattatcatttatatgtaattcCTCAGACTGTTTTGTATCAAcctttttttcttttttcttctttttcaaGAAATAATCAAAATTTTCCATATAATTGTGGTCATATATATGCTTGAGATATTCTGGCAACTCATAATTTTGTAATTTGATTCTTCCCTGTTTAAAGTGAGTATAGGTAGGAATAATATAATCTTCGATATGTTttgaatataattttttattttgtaatatatgTTGAGGATAAATAATTTCTCTAATTTTTCTACTAAGTAATTTTATACCTAATCCAAATTTTGCAGACGTTCCAATAACTTCAATATGTGggaatatattttttaaacgataatataaagaatCTAAGTTGAATAAAGAATTTTTATGTAGCATATCACATTTAGTAGCTACAActaattcttttttatttaaatattctGGATTGTATAAGAATAATTCATTACGTAacattttaatttgtttaatggtatcattataataatcctttaaattttcttcattattattttgtatattagTTATAGATATATCgtttttttcatttttattaatatttaaaatatctgaattctcattatttttattattaagGTTATTCAAATTATTAGGAACATCACTGTTTATAGTATTAATGTTagaattttttatatcataaaagctattagtaatatttatattttcattatatcCTTTTTGATTTGCTTCATTTCTTGTGTAATAATCTTGTATTTGTAAATCGTCcacattttttaatttatcatttGAAACATCAATAACATATACTATCAATTTGCTTCTGTATAAATGTCGTAATATTCGTTTGCCTTTGTTTTTATCTTTATGTgcattaaaaaataaataggGAGTATCTAATAAGGTTATTTCAACTCCATCTAcataattaatatttgatatatGTGGAATTGTAGtagtaaatatattactatttatatttcctAAATATTTACTTAAACTACTACATAAGGATGTTTTTCCACTATTTTCTATACCAATGAATGCTACATCATTTAATAATCTTAATTCTAATTCTAATAATGTGGTTTCACTTTTTTCTGGTAACCTATAATCatgttttttaaaatgaGAATAAGAAATACCTCCTTTGCCACCTCTGGCAACTAAtaattcttcattttcatttaaaaattgaTACCAGaatatacttttatatattcttctattattttcattttttagTTTGCACGAAATTCTTTTTCTTACAATAGTACCTACAGgaacaaaaataattttgtcTTTCCCATCTTTTCCTCTActattttctttaaaatcTTCACCATTATTTGCTTTAACTTTTTGTTCTATTTTAATTAAGTcatatatactttttttactttttaatataacatttCCACCATGTCCTCCATATCCTTCCCCTTTAAGTTTTTTGCttctttgttttttataatttgGATTGCCTCCTTTTCCAGATTTTGTAGTTACCCATAAAAAATCACAAAAACGTTTTTCATTTCgtatcataatattatcattttcttctgttaaaaatttcattagtgcttcattttttttttcttttatctTGTTACACTCAAAGGTTATCTTTGATTCGTTACTATTTATTGTGTCATTTTCGCTATTCCCTTCAACcatttctttaaaaaaataattatctttattattatgtgtAATACTATCAATTTGATCGACATTTATTTGTgtattatttgttattatattatgacAAATATCTTCAAAAGAAccatttttcttttcttctttgatataattttcaGAATTTTGCgcattattattacaattaATATGATCCTTATTAATATCCATATAGTTATCAACGctataattttcatttataccttctaatttttttgttttccTATTTATGGTCTCTTTCAagttaatatatatacttttttcCCCCTTAACATAAATACACTCGTTATCTTCATAAGCACTATCGTTTATAAGTAtgtcattttttttttctctatGTGAATGATAAGGGAAGGATAAATATAAccttttcttctttatttgAAGAAGGTTACTATGAATAacattttgttttaaaatGCTATCACATATGTCATTTAActcatttttaaaagtaGCAAATGTGATATTTCTTCTTGACAAATAAAGTACATGGGACTTTCTTTTAGCATATAATGCTAGTTTGCATATGAGCCTTATCTTTTTATGCATACgaaaaataaaagagaaaataaaaaggagaaaaaaaaacaacaaaaaaaaaaaaaaaaaaaaaaaaaaaaaaaaaaaaaaaaaaaagggaataataaaatttgttgtttttatttttttagtAAAAGattaaaaagataaaattatgcacacatacaaaaaaaaaaaaaaaaaaaaaaaaaaaaattaaaaaaatataaataattttaaatNNNNNNNNNNNNNNNNNNNNNNNNNNNNNNNNNNNNNNNNNNNNNNNNNNNNNNNNNNNNNNNNNNNNNNNNNNNNNNNNNNNNNNNNNNNNNNNNNNNNNNNNNNNNNNNNNNNNNNNNNNNNNNNNNNNNNNNNNNNNNNNNNNNNNNNNNNNNNNNNNNNNNNNNNNNNNNNNNNNNNNNNNNNNNNNNNNNNNNNNNNNNNNNNNNNNNNNNNNNNNNNNNNNNNNNNNNNNNNNNNNNNNNNNNNNNNNNNNNNNNNNNNNNNNNNNNNNNNNNNNNNNNNNNNNNNNNNNNNNNtatatatatatatgatatttttataaaatagATAAATGAGTACACCTATCGaatattcaaaattttGAACTGAATCATtattgatataaatatatttttaatttcaaaaaaaagttattcgtgttttttttaaatatataaagtaggtattaataaaaccaaatttaaaaaaaagaaaaaaaaaaaaaaaaaacatacatattggtatatatagatatataaatgtatatgtGAAGGtaacaaatatttatttaaaattaaaatcACATAAATATggtaaaaaaatatcatataataaaaaaaaaaaaaaaaaaaaaaaaaaaatatacatatatatatatatatatatatatatatatatatatatatatatttatttatttatttatttattgatcacatttttgatataaaatttttatatagaaaaatataaataaaaaaaaaaaaaaaaaaaaaaaaaaaaaaaaaaaaaaaaaaaaaaaaaaaaaaaaaaaaaataaaaaaatatatatatatatatatatatatatatatatatatatatttatttaattatttatttattgatcacatttttgatataaaatgtttatatagGGTCGAACAGCCATAGCCTGTTAACAAGCCAACTCGAAGTAATGTAGAACCAAAACTACTAACTATTGCAACATTACTCATTGAATTAATAGGTTTGAGAATTTCTGGtacatttataaaagaCATGATAACAAACCAAccatttaaatatatatttaaaaaaatgagtgcacatttaaaaaggaaattattaataaaagtaTCTTGTGTTAATGGTATGATTAAACCTATTACAGATAATATAGTTCttaataatgaataaattaaaacttttttttgtgtcaagaggaaaattttaaatattgGAAATGTTCCTGCAAAGGATGGGAAAATACGACTTATACAATCAGCGAATTGTACAATACcaattaatatatatctttcATCTACATTATTAGTCCACATTTCTGGACAAACAACTggaaatattaatattttgaggaatatattataaaaggtacaaaataaaaatatgaaagattttttatataagaatgctttaatttttgcttgatttattatattttttttatttatattaaataaaaagaatttatttttattatttttatcattttgattttgatcattttgattttgatcatttttcttttcttcttttttacTATCAGTAAGTGATAATGTTTCCGTGTCATTAAGAAGTAAgtcattatattttttattttttgaattaaattcttgtaatattttattatcttctaTTTCATTATTAGTCATATTATTAGTATTATTACTACTACTCTTTATATCCACCGAATTGGAATCATTTTTTGTTAATGAATATTTGGATTCAGTGTTATCTGTTTTGGTTTCATATATGatactattaatatttactggatatgaaatatttggtgtttttttttctgttacactttcataatatttataagaatCATCACttgaatttttattattttttctctcttctatataaatcttaaatttttctttaaaattattCGTTCTCTTTAATATAGTGTAACATACAAAAGATactaatataaatacacaATTAATAGCTGatgttataaataatgataacATTAACTTTTGAACATCTTTATTTATCttaataacaaaataaaaaaatgttgaTGTTATAAATAACGAATATACTCCAGTTAAACCATATGATAAACAAATAACTTTTGAATTATTTACAACAATAGAAGATATTGAAAATATCATCGTTTTCATCATAGAACATGTTGCACCAATTAATCCTACTAgtacataaaaaaaaactgttttatcataaaaatattttatagtAAATGGATATATCATTTgtaatatgaatgataatataaaacacACATCATATGTTCTAGTCTTTACTTCTATAAATAAGGAACTTAACAATGATACAATAACtaaaatagaaaaatatagaaaaaatgtTGAAGATACTACaatattcttatttaataattcatgTATATGAGGAGTTGTATTCAAAACACAATTATACATTAATACTGAAGACATTCCCATTAAACATAATGttatatttgaaaaaatatttgtaaaCTCATTCATATTAGTATTCTTATCTTCAATATCAATTTTGTTTTCAGTTAAATCCATCTTTGGCTCTTCTTCATATTTCCCATTTAAACTTACTTCTTCTTTCTTCATGTTCAATAAACTTTCATCATCTTcattaataattttattttctataattCCGTTGATTTTGTAATGCTCGTTGATATTAGAACTGCTcatactttttttttttttaaattacgatataaataaaaaaaaaaaaaagaaaatacatatatggatatatatatatatatatatatatatgtatattttttattttttattttttattttatatatttttgtgAAATATTATGGTTATATATTACACCTATGAAATTATTCACTTTACTCTTATAATGTGctaaaaaatatatgtatatatttatatataatgattattatattttatgtttatacAATATTTTGAACAAATGTCCTTTGAACCCTTATTGggtatataatattatattaaatatttttatatattattattatttatttatttcaatGTTAAAACTATTTTTCtccttatatataatttttatatatgttcacatatatatatatatataaatatatggGGGTGGG encodes:
- a CDS encoding putative GTP-binding protein; its protein translation is MHKKIRLICKLALYAKRKSHVLYLSRRNITFATFKNELNDICDSILKQNVIHSNLLQIKKKRLYLSFPYHSHREKKNDILINDSAYEDNECIYVKGEKSIYINLKETINRKTKKLEGINENYSVDNYMDINKDHINCNNNAQNSENYIKEEKKNGSFEDICHNIITNNTQINVDQIDSITHNNKDNYFFKEMVEGNSENDTINSNESKITFECNKIKEKKNEALMKFLTEENDNIMIRNEKRFCDFLWVTTKSGKGGNPNYKKQRSKKLKGEGYGGHGGNVILKSKKSIYDLIKIEQKVKANNGEDFKENSRGKDGKDKIIFVPVGTIVRKRISCKLKNENNRRIYKSIFWYQFLNENEELLVARGGKGGISYSHFKKHDYRLPEKSETTLLELELRLLNDVAFIGIENSGKTSLCSSLSKYLGNINSNIFTTTIPHISNINYVDGVEITLLDTPYLFFNAHKDKNKGKRILRHLYRSKLIVYVIDVSNDKLKNVDDLQIQDYYTRNEANQKGYNENINITNSFYDIKNSNINTINSDVPNNLNNLNNKNNENSDILNINKNEKNDISITNIQNNNEENLKDYYNDTIKQIKMLRNELFLYNPEYLNKKELVVATKCDMLHKNSLFNLDSLYYRLKNIFPHIEVIGTSAKFGLGIKLLSRKIREIIYPQHILQNKKLYSKHIEDYIIPTYTHFKQGRIKLQNYELPEYLKHIYDHNYMENFDYFLKKKKKEKKVDTKQSEELHINDNYKENCHYLIEDGKK
- a CDS encoding nucleoside transporter 2 encodes the protein MSSSNINEHYKINGIIENKIINEDDESLLNMKKEEVSLNGKYEEEPKMDLTENKIDIEDKNTNMNEFTNIFSNITLCLMGMSSVLMYNCVLNTTPHIHELLNKNIVVSSTFFLYFSILVIVSLLSSLFIEVKTRTYDVCFILSFILQMIYPFTIKYFYDKTVFFYVLVGLIGATCSMMKTMIFSISSIVVNNSKVICLSYGLTGVYSLFITSTFFYFVIKINKDVQKLMLSLFITSAINCVFILVSFVCYTILKRTNNFKEKFKIYIEERKNNKNSSDDSYKYYESVTEKKTPNISYPVNINSIIYETKTDNTESKYSLTKNDSNSVDIKSSSNNTNNMTNNEIEDNKILQEFNSKNKKYNDLLLNDTETLSLTDSKKEEKKNDQNQNDQNQNDKNNKNKFFLFNINKKNIINQAKIKAFLYKKSFIFLFCTFYNIFLKILIFPVVCPEMWTNNVDERYILIGIVQFADCISRIFPSFAGTFPIFKIFLLTQKKVLIYSLLRTILSVIGLIIPLTQDTFINNFLFKCALIFLNIYLNGWFVIMSFINVPEILKPINSMSNVAIVSSFGSTLLRVGLLTGYGCSTLYKHFISKM